Part of the Paenibacillus terrae HPL-003 genome is shown below.
ACGGCAGAAATTCGCCTAAATGCAGATTTAAACAACTTGGCTGCGGAAATTTTGGAGATCGAAGATCAAATCCCCGGATGTGTACTGCTGCTTAGCTTCTATATGGAAGTTCGTGAGATGGAAACACAGTGCAGTCAGATTGAAGATATATTGACGCAAGTTTGGAAGCCGGATCTTAGGCCGCTCCAAACGCTCAGCTTTGTTTACGGGGAGAAGGCAGCTACATATCAAAACAAGATTGAGCTTCAATTTTCCAGACAAATTAATGAAGATCAGATGGAGGATATCCCGGAGCTATTGGAGCATATTTTGCTGACGCTTACGGAATTGCACAAGGTCTAAACATTCCTCTTAATGATGGAATACAGCCATCATTTAGGGGATTTAGGGGTAAAGGAGCTGGATATAAGATGAATGAACCCGATTTTTCTGAAATATATGCGATCATGGATGCTTCTTTTCCAGAATCAGAGTGCAGGTCGTTTGAGTCTCAAAAAGCTTTATTGAAGCATCCTAGCTATCGCATCATGACTGAAAAGAATGAGCAGGGCAATACAGTGGCCTTTTTGGCGGGCTGGGAATTTGCATATTTTCGGTTTGTAGAGCACATTGCGGTAGATTCCCGTATACGAGGTGGCGGATTAGGCAAAAAGCTCATGAGTAGATTTATCTTACAGTCTGATAAACCGGTAGTACTGGAGGTTGAGCCGCCAGTGGATGAATGGACCCGGAGAAGAATCTGTTTTTATGAACGTTTGGGGTTTCATCTGAATCCGTTTGAATATGTACAGCCTCCTCTAAGAGAAGGACAGGCTGATCTGCCGCTTCAAATTATGAGTTATCCAGATGCGTTGTCAGAACAAGCGTTTGCTCCGTTCAAGCAGCTTTTATATACCGAGGTTTACGGGCTTAAGCTTAAATGAGAGAACATATATCGCTAGTTATATAAAAATAAAGGGCTCTGCTTATGCCATATCCCTTTCTTTGAGAGTCGACACGTATAAACAGAGCCGCCAAGTATCCAAGACACGGTAATCGCCTCTTTTCACAATATGTAACTTTATTCGGTAGCTAATAAGCTGAAATAAAAAAGACCGTCTTTATGGACGGTCTTTTCACCCGTGGCGCTTGGCTAAAGCCTTGATCCGTATCCCGCGCCTCCGTTAACTCTGAAAATTAGAGATTAGCGGATAGGGTAAGGGATACGCTCAACATATGATTACTAATGTTGACGCACCTCCTTTCCTGATGCGTTCATATTACCATATATGGTGCGCGATATCCAGTTTTATATGCATGTTTCTAGGTGTTATTTATAGAAAAATATAATAATATAAAAACTACTTGATTTTACGATCCATGAGAGATATAATCTTAATTACGGTGATTAAAAACATCATCATGAATACATAATATGCGGTCGTGGCGGAATTGGCAGACGCGCACGGTTCAGGTCCGTGTGGGCTAACTCCCCGTGGAGGTTCGAGTCCTCTCGACCGCATCGCTTTAACAATGAACGAGCTCTTGAATTTCCTCTTGGAGATTCAGGAGCTTTTTGCATACCCGGAATTTGCAATGTATTGCTCATCACTTGAGCCGAAGAAATCTTTGAGCTGTATTCAAGATGAACATAGATGTTGGCGGTCGTGAAATAATGGCTATGCCCCAGCCATGCCTGAATTTCCTTTAAGCTGACACCGTTAGCAAAAGCAAGCTGGCACATTGTGCCGAAGATCGTGGAAACGAATCCGCCGCAAGTTATGCTTTTTCAGGACGAGCGGCAAAGTAGATAGCTCGATTTGTTTTTGTCCCGGTCTTTCGCCACTATGATTTGTTTGCCCTGATACGACACAGGGATAACCGTGTGCTTAATGGTAATTGTCTGATGCTGGAAGTTGATGGCCCATTTAAGTCCGACAATTTCACTTCGCCGCAGCCCGTAAAAGCTGCCTGAATGACAGCCAACCCAACCGGACCGCCTTTCACAACTTCGAACAAATCGTTTAGTTCATCACTTGTGTAGTAGCTCCCGATAAATTGGTCCTTCTTGAGCCGTCTAACTTTGTCTGCGGGGGTCGAAGGAATCATGTCCGTAGGCAACATTCTCAAGGGTTTTCTTTTCCAGCGCCCCCAATTTATCTTTTTTTATTCCTACGAATGTTTAATTTCTGTAAAGACGACAAAGGAGAAATATGCCATACTATGGATGAACAAGGAGATATCTGAAAGATTGCAGGCAAACATAATCCGGAAGAGGCGAGGTTATTGTTTGGAAATTCAAAGGTGCTGTTTAATGATGGATGGGAATTTGCAAAAAGCGATTTGGGTACGGCAGAATGGTCGGGCTTGGCGTTCGAATCTGTGGATCTTCCCCATGATTGGTTGATTTATAATACGCTGGACTTGTATGAGAACAGTATTGGCTGGTATCGGAAGCGCTTTCAGGCATCTCCCGGCGAGCGGGAATGGCTGCTGGCTTTTGATGGGGTGTACATGGACTCTTCCGTTTATGTAAACGGACAGTGGATAGGTGAATGGAAATACGGGTACTCCTCCTTCGAGCATAATCTGACTCCGGCCCTTGTGGAGGGCGAAAACGAGGTTGTGGTGAAGGTGGTGCACCAAAGTCCCGGCAGCAGGTGGTATTCTGGAGCAGGGGTGTACCGGAACGTTTGGCTTAAAACAAGAGAACGCAATTATATTGCTACAGACGGCATTTATGTAACTACGAAGCAGACAGAGCAGGGCTGGACGGTGGAGGTTGAAACCGAGGCGGCGGTGTGCGAGCCGCTGAGGCTGACTCACGAACTGCGTGCTGGTGCGGAAATGGTGGCTTCCGTCAGTGAAGTGGTGCTGCCGGACTCCAGACCAATGGTTCGGAGCAAGTTGGCTTTTCAGGCTCCTTCCCCCCGTCTGTGGAGCGTGGATGCTCCCTGGCTGTACCGGCTGGTTACCCGGCTTGAGCGGATGGAACCGCATGCGGCGCTGGAGGAGATTGGGCAGTGCATTGGCTTCCGGCATATCGAGATGGACCCGCAGCAGGGATTTCTTTTGAATGGCGGCAAGGTGAAGCTGAACGGTGTGTGCGAGCACCATGACCTGGGGGCGCTCGGCGCGGCGTTCAACAAGACGGCTCTGCGGAGGCGGCTGGCGTTGCTGAAGGAGATGGGGGTCAATGCCATTCGTACTGCCCACAATATGCCTGCGCCTGAGTTGATGGATTTGGCGGATGAGATGGGTTTTCTGGTGGTGTCGGAAGCGTTCGATATGTGGGAGCGGCCCAAAACGCCTTATGATTATGCGAGATTTTTTAAAGATTGGATGCCTAAGGATGTAAAAAGCTGGATCAGGCGCGACCGCAACCATCCCAGCTTAATTATGTGGAGTATCGGCAACGAAATATATGATACCCATGCCGATGAGAGAGGCCAGGAAGTGACGCTGATGCTGATGCGGGAGGTGGAGCTGCATGACCCCAAGGGCAACGGATGGATAACGATCGGCTCCAACTTCATGCCTTGGGAAAATGCCAGAAAATGCGCTGACCTGGTGAAGCTGGCAGGCTACAACTATGGGGAAAAATATTATGACCAGCACCATGAGGAGCACCCGGACTGGGTTATTTACGGCAGTGAAACCAGTTCGGTGGTGCAAAGCCGCGGCGTCTATCACTTCCCCTTGTCCAAATCCATTCTCGCGGATGATGATGAGCAGTGCTCTTCATTGGGGAACAGCACGACCAGTTGGGGGGCAAAATCACCGGAATTTTGCATTTTGACGGAGCGGGACACATCGTATTCCATGGGTCAGTTTATCTGGACCGGCTTTGATTATATCGGGGAGCCAACCCCGTATCATACGAAAAATTCCTACTTCGGTCAACTGGATACGGCTACCTTCAAGAAAGACCCTTATTACATTTACCAGTCAGCCTGGACAGACTACAAAACCCGGCCCATGATTCATCTGTTTCCGTATTGGGACTTTAACGAAGGCCAACTGATCGATGTTCGTGTTGCTTCCAATGCTCCCCGGGTAGAGTTGTTCTTCGAGGGTGAATCCCTGGGCTCGCACGAGCCGCAGCATGAGCACGGAACCGGGCTGGTGGGCTGGTGGCAAATTCCGTACCGGAAGGGTGAACTGAAGGTCGTGGCTTATGATGAAAACGGTTGCATAATTGCCACCGATATTAAAGGCTCCTTCGGCGATGCCAGCCGCATCCGGCTTTCACCGGATAAGAAGCAACTGGTGGCGGACGGCACGGATCTGATTTTTCTGGAGATTCAAATGGAAGATGATCAGGGCCGAATTGTCGAAAACGCCAATAATCGGGTTCATGTTCAGGTGGGGGGAGCAGGCCGTTTGCTGGGGCTGGACAACGGGGACAGTACAGATTTTGATCCGTACAAAGGAACCAGCAGAAGGCTGTTCAGCGGCAAACTGATGGCTATTGTCGGGGCCGGTCTTGAGCCGGGAGCCATTACGGTTAAGGTATCCTCGGCGGGATTGTCTGACAGCGTGCTGCAACTGGAATCGTTACCGGCACATCCAGGAATGATTCAGGGCATATCGGCCCATATCTGCAACCAGGAGCTGCCTTGCATCGTTGGAACGGCACAGGAGATTCCGCTGCGCAAAATGGACATTAAAAGTCCTATGGGCCAGGCGTTCAGCAAAGAACTACAGACCATAAAGGTGACGGTCGAGCTGTATCCCGCAAATACTTCCTATACGGAAGTAGAATGGAATGCAGTGAATGATGCCGGTATCCAGTCCAATATTGCCAAGGTGGAGGCTAAGGGGCATGAAGCTGTCGTAACCGCTTTGGGTGACGGAGAATTTCGCCTCCGCTGCACAAGCCGCAATGGCACGGACAAGACCAAGCTGATCTCCCAGTTGGAGTTCAAGGCTTCGGGCCTGGGCACCGCTTATTTGGACCCTTATTGCTTTATTTCCGCCGGATTGTACCAATACAGCAAAGGCGAGGTAGGGAACGGCAATGACCGGGGCGTTGCCACCAGCCGCGATGGGGAAACCCAGGTGGGCTTCCGCAATATTGACTTTGGCGCTTACGGCTCCGATACGATCATCATTCCTATCTTTGCGCTGGACGATAGCCCGTATGCCCTGCAAATCTGGGAAGGCATGCCGGGCGAGGATGGCAGCACCCTTCTGGCCGATGCGGTCTACCAGAAGCCAAGCCGGTGGAATGTGTATCAGGAGGAGACCTACAAGCTTTCCAAGCGGCTTCGCGGCATTACCTCTCTCTGCTTCGTGTTATGGAAGAAGGTTCATATCAAAGGATTTTATTTTCAAAAGATGAGCAGAGCCCTTGAACAAAACCATGCCGGGGAGTGCGACCGCATCTATGGGGACAGCTTCCAGAAAGCCCGGAGTTGTGTTGAAGGAATCGGCAATAATGTGTCTCTAGTCTTCGACAATATGGATTTCGGCGAAACCGGGGCTTCGAAGCTGACTGTATACGGCAGGTCGCCAATCGACAAAAATACGCTGCATATCCAGTTCGAAGGAGCAAAAGGGGAAAGCAGACAACTTGTAGAGTTTGCGTATGCCGAAGGCTACGAGGAGCGCACCTTCACGCTGGAGCCGCTAAAGGGACCGCAGAAGGTTACGTTCATATTTTTGCCGGGTTCCAATTTCGACTTCGGCTGGTTCCGGTTTAGCTGATTGTGATCCGGGGAGTGATGGTGCGATCAAATGTGATCTCTCCGGCTGCTTCATCCTTATCCAACTATAAAAAAGAAAAAGGAGACATATTTTCCATGAACGAACGTTTTTCAGGGTTTGCGCAGCAGGATGAGATGGAAGGCCCCAAGGCACCTAAAGACCCAGTGACAAGACGAAGCGGATTTTACGTTATGTATGAAACCATGATCGAAGGAACCGCCCGTCCGGACGGAAGCTTTTCGCAGGAGATTTATTTGGAGGGGAGGCTGGCCGATAAGGCCAGGTATACGGGAGGAGTTGGAGATGAGGACATACTGGCGCTTCTAAGCGATTGCGAAGGCTTGCACCGCTTGGTCCATAGTATCGGGATTACCGTGAAGGCGCATAACCCGGACGTGGCTAACGTTCGGGTTGCGTACCATAACTGGGGCAAAACGAGGAAGTACGAATCCGGCACCCGGCTTGAGCTTTCTTGCCCGGCAGATGGCTCGGAAACCGTGCTGGTTATGGAGGGTTGCGACTGGTCTACGGATGATGATGTTCCCGGGAGCTTTGCCTTCCTGTTCGATCGGGCGGGAGAACTGGCTACGGTCAGCATTATGTTCTACCTGCATGACGGGTTCCATGTTCCCGAAGTTTCCGTGGAGGAGCCGGTGGATTTCGAGTCGCAAGCCTATCGCGAGATGATCGCTAAATCCCTTTTGAACAAAGGCAATAACAAAAGGCTGAAGGCTGCAATTGAAAAGGCCAGAAGAGGGGAAGAGGTAACTGTCGCCTATATTGGCGGTTCCATTACACAAGGGGCGGGAGCCGTTCCGATTCATGAAAATTGTTATGCGTACCAATCTTATGCGCTATTCAAGCAAAAGTTCGGCAAAAACGGCGGGGAATCGGTCCAACTGGTAAAAGCAGGCGTAGGCGGCACTCCGTCGGAGCTGGGCATTGTCCGCTATGATCGGGATGTGCTTCGGGGAGGAACTGTAGAGCCGGATATTGTGGTAGTTGAATTTGCCGTGAATGACGCGGGTGACGAGACAAAGGGCAATTGTTATGAAAGCCTGGTATTGAAGGCCTTGAACGCGCCGAATAAACCTGTCGTCATTTTGCTGTTCAGCGTGTTTGTCAATGACTGGAACCTGCAGGAACGGCTGTCACCTGTGGGCTGGCATTATGATCTTCCAATGGTCAGTGTAAAGGATGCTGTAGTGGAGCAGTTCCAGCTGACCAAGGCGGAAGGAAATGTGATTTCCAAACGACAGTTTTTCTTCGACATCTACCATCCGGCCAATGCCGGGCACCGGGTGATGGCTGATTGTTTGGGTTGGCTGTTCGACTTAGCAGATGAGGCATCACCCGATGAGGCGGATGTGAATACCGGTAAGCCTCCTGTCATCGGCTGCGATTTTGCCGAAACGAAGCTGCTCGATCGCAGCAATGCTGGAGATATAGCCACAATCGATATGGGTGGTTTTTCAGAGACCGATACAGACCTGCAAATGGTGGAAATGGACGATCACCCGTACAGCTCTCCCCAGTTTCCTTATAACTGGATGCATCATCCG
Proteins encoded:
- a CDS encoding GNAT family N-acetyltransferase, encoding MNEPDFSEIYAIMDASFPESECRSFESQKALLKHPSYRIMTEKNEQGNTVAFLAGWEFAYFRFVEHIAVDSRIRGGGLGKKLMSRFILQSDKPVVLEVEPPVDEWTRRRICFYERLGFHLNPFEYVQPPLREGQADLPLQIMSYPDALSEQAFAPFKQLLYTEVYGLKLK
- a CDS encoding glycoside hydrolase family 2 TIM barrel-domain containing protein, which gives rise to MFGNSKVLFNDGWEFAKSDLGTAEWSGLAFESVDLPHDWLIYNTLDLYENSIGWYRKRFQASPGEREWLLAFDGVYMDSSVYVNGQWIGEWKYGYSSFEHNLTPALVEGENEVVVKVVHQSPGSRWYSGAGVYRNVWLKTRERNYIATDGIYVTTKQTEQGWTVEVETEAAVCEPLRLTHELRAGAEMVASVSEVVLPDSRPMVRSKLAFQAPSPRLWSVDAPWLYRLVTRLERMEPHAALEEIGQCIGFRHIEMDPQQGFLLNGGKVKLNGVCEHHDLGALGAAFNKTALRRRLALLKEMGVNAIRTAHNMPAPELMDLADEMGFLVVSEAFDMWERPKTPYDYARFFKDWMPKDVKSWIRRDRNHPSLIMWSIGNEIYDTHADERGQEVTLMLMREVELHDPKGNGWITIGSNFMPWENARKCADLVKLAGYNYGEKYYDQHHEEHPDWVIYGSETSSVVQSRGVYHFPLSKSILADDDEQCSSLGNSTTSWGAKSPEFCILTERDTSYSMGQFIWTGFDYIGEPTPYHTKNSYFGQLDTATFKKDPYYIYQSAWTDYKTRPMIHLFPYWDFNEGQLIDVRVASNAPRVELFFEGESLGSHEPQHEHGTGLVGWWQIPYRKGELKVVAYDENGCIIATDIKGSFGDASRIRLSPDKKQLVADGTDLIFLEIQMEDDQGRIVENANNRVHVQVGGAGRLLGLDNGDSTDFDPYKGTSRRLFSGKLMAIVGAGLEPGAITVKVSSAGLSDSVLQLESLPAHPGMIQGISAHICNQELPCIVGTAQEIPLRKMDIKSPMGQAFSKELQTIKVTVELYPANTSYTEVEWNAVNDAGIQSNIAKVEAKGHEAVVTALGDGEFRLRCTSRNGTDKTKLISQLEFKASGLGTAYLDPYCFISAGLYQYSKGEVGNGNDRGVATSRDGETQVGFRNIDFGAYGSDTIIIPIFALDDSPYALQIWEGMPGEDGSTLLADAVYQKPSRWNVYQEETYKLSKRLRGITSLCFVLWKKVHIKGFYFQKMSRALEQNHAGECDRIYGDSFQKARSCVEGIGNNVSLVFDNMDFGETGASKLTVYGRSPIDKNTLHIQFEGAKGESRQLVEFAYAEGYEERTFTLEPLKGPQKVTFIFLPGSNFDFGWFRFS
- a CDS encoding SGNH/GDSL hydrolase family protein, producing MNERFSGFAQQDEMEGPKAPKDPVTRRSGFYVMYETMIEGTARPDGSFSQEIYLEGRLADKARYTGGVGDEDILALLSDCEGLHRLVHSIGITVKAHNPDVANVRVAYHNWGKTRKYESGTRLELSCPADGSETVLVMEGCDWSTDDDVPGSFAFLFDRAGELATVSIMFYLHDGFHVPEVSVEEPVDFESQAYREMIAKSLLNKGNNKRLKAAIEKARRGEEVTVAYIGGSITQGAGAVPIHENCYAYQSYALFKQKFGKNGGESVQLVKAGVGGTPSELGIVRYDRDVLRGGTVEPDIVVVEFAVNDAGDETKGNCYESLVLKALNAPNKPVVILLFSVFVNDWNLQERLSPVGWHYDLPMVSVKDAVVEQFQLTKAEGNVISKRQFFFDIYHPANAGHRVMADCLGWLFDLADEASPDEADVNTGKPPVIGCDFAETKLLDRSNAGDIATIDMGGFSETDTDLQMVEMDDHPYSSPQFPYNWMHHPENGAPEFKITICSKRLILVFKDSGSSDFGCADIWVDGKYIKMADPHENNWTHCNAIILYNEQVSEEHTVAIRMAAGHETKRFTILGFGYV